In Naumovozyma castellii chromosome 1, complete genome, one DNA window encodes the following:
- the ECL1 gene encoding Ecl1p (ancestral locus Anc_4.79), whose amino-acid sequence MSAFNNFCVVCDKLIVSPSDEQETASTVSNESSDKLYCSDMCKLRDSSVSVSVSVPPVQNDLDSGREHDDLELKHVSEEQQDSDNLTTTLSTETINSTTTLEQSDSLITSPLLMPQTAVTRSTILKHPTYEELMVQDDFWLNMDSHLPRTLSDFYPTKALLNSSSNSVIDQTAENNYKIWLDYNH is encoded by the coding sequence ATGTCTGCCTTTAACAACTTTTGCGTAGTCTGTGACAAACTTATTGTCTCCCCATCAGACGAACAGGAAACAGCAAGCACAGTATCCAACGAATCCTCAGATAAGTTGTATTGTTCCGATATGTGTAAGTTAAGGGATAGTTCTGTCAGCGTCAGTGTCTCTGTTCCACCTGTCCAAAATGATTTGGACTCGGGAAGGGAACATGATGATCTCGAGTTGAAACACGTCAGCGAGGAACAACAAGACAGTGATAACCTTACTACGACGTTATCCACAGAGACCATCAACTCTACTACAACTTTGGAACAGTCAGATTCATTGATCACTTCGCCGTTGTTAATGCCTCAAACAGCCGTAACCCGAAGTACAATTTTGAAGCATCCTACTTACGAGGAACTTATGGTACAAGATGACTTCTGGTTGAATATGGATTCTCATTTACCAAGAACTTTATCTGATTTTTACCCTACAAAGGCCCTCCTAAATTCTTCTTCGAATTCAGTTATTGATCAAACAGctgaaaataattataaaatttGGCTAGATTATaatcattga
- the SEC9 gene encoding Sec9p (ancestral locus Anc_4.78) translates to MGIKKILKIKPPEEETPEQNRDTLMELGITTKNKLKHKKEKFAAYGMFAKDKGEDKVFAPPGYEQYATPEEELNDLNESPVDLEKDSEHKHKKIPKLHLFKKKKHHNHEHDSLASPNSNKSDPYAVNPEARNYFEDPYSTFNDTEPGNNYTPLVNPERVRKELNPPVDPYTNPGSHFQKHEESTSPSSLPRTPLGSPTIPKNERAINLTPMSPPSSSNISNIPSPSPHKISSPPVRLPPPASRTPVRTNPYENMSLTPTPYVKTNSTSTENPYATMTADSYGMNPGSIAPTAGSDNMERTVTADLNESKLHLLGDDRFDFEDQYEPIKEEDANAVTLDDLNATVDDRGDDLNAEPTWQIQEEETVPLTAPQQTQEQDYNYYEEPRVVPPQEQNVGRGYQTFEEVQREEEARQQQDEDEAVDELKQNIKFTKQSSVASTRNTLKMAQEAEMSGMNTLGILGHQSEQLNNVEGNLDLIKIQNSVAEDKVDELKKLNRNVLAIHAKNPFNAKRRRMEHEDELKARRLEEQAMLQATNQQIANSTQRISNALTENSKPSLIQEKYKRQEVLNRAKKYQFENDEEDDDMEVEIDRNLDQVQQISGRLKKLAISTGEELDSQQERLKDVEENTDNLDIKLNTNTTKLSRIM, encoded by the coding sequence ATGGGTATcaaaaagatattgaagatcAAACCACCGGAAGAGGAAACTCCGGAGCAGAACCGAGATACGCTAATGGAACTCGGAATCACGACTaagaataaattgaaacataagaaagaaaaatttgcTGCTTATGGTATGTTTGCAAAGGATAAAGGTGAAGATAAAGTGTTTGCACCTCCTGGATATGAACAATATGCCACACCtgaggaagaattaaatgaCCTGAATGAGTCGCCCGTGGATCTGGAAAAGGATAGTGAACATAAACATAAGAAGATACCGAAATTgcatttatttaaaaagaagaaacaccATAATCATGAGCATGATAGTTTAGCATCACCAAATTCGAATAAGAGTGACCCATACGCAGTGAATCCTGAAGCACGTAACTATTTTGAAGATCCATATTCCACATTTAATGATACTGAACCAGGAAATAACTATACACCCCTTGTTAATCCTGAAAGGGTCCGCAAAGAGCTGAACCCACCTGTTGATCCGTATACAAACCCAGGTTCTCATTTCCAAAAACATGAAGAAAGTACTTCACCATCATCTCTCCCGAGAACACCTTTGGGGTCACCCACCATACCTAAGAATGAGAGAGCCATAAACCTGACTCCAATGTCAcctccttcttcttcaaacatttcaaaCATACCATCACCTTCGCCGCACAAGATTTCGTCACCACCTGTACGTTTACCTCCCCCTGCAAGCAGGACGCCAGTGAGAACGAACCCCTATGAGAATATGTCATTAACTCCTACACCCTACGTCAAAACGAATAGTACAAGCACTGAGAATCCATATGCAACCATGACTGCTGATTCTTATGGCATGAATCCCGGTTCAATCGCGCCCACTGCTGGCAGTGATAACATGGAAAGAACCGTCACAGCGGATTTGAACGAGAGTAAGTTGCATTTGTTAGGTGATGATAGgtttgattttgaagatcaGTATGAACCTATCAAGGAGGAGGATGCCAATGCTGTGACACTTGATGATTTAAACGCTACTGTGGATGACAGGGGAGACGATTTGAATGCTGAGCCCACATGGCAGATACAGGAGGAAGAGACAGTTCCCTTGACAGCACCACAACAAACACAAGAACAAGattataattattatgAGGAGCCCCGTGTAGTTCCTCCTCAAGAACAGAATGTTGGTCGAGGTTATCAGACGTTTGAAGAAGTACAAAGGGAAGAGGAGGCAAGACAACAAcaggatgaagatgaagctgttgatgaattgaagCAGAATATAAAATTCACTAAGCAGAGTTCAGTTGCATCCACTAGAAATACGTTGAAGATGGCTCAAGAGGCGGAAATGTCAGGAATGAATACATTGGGGATTTTAGGTCATCAAAGTgaacaattaaataatgtGGAAGGTAATTTAGATTTGATTAAGATTCAAAATTCTGTTGCGGAGGATAAAGTTGATGagttaaagaaattgaatcGTAACGTTTTGGCGATTCATGCTAAAAATCCATTTAATGCGAAGAGAAGACGTATGGAAcatgaagatgaattgaagGCTCGCCGTTTGGAGGAACAGGCAATGTTACAAGCTACTAATCAACAAATAGCCAATTCCACTCAAAGAATATCTAATGCTTTAACAGAAAATAGTAAACCCAGTCTaatacaagaaaaatataaacGTCAAGAGGTACTGAATCGTGCCAAGAAgtatcaatttgaaaatgatgaagaagatgatgatatggaGGTTGAGATTGATAGAAATTTAGATCAAGTGCAACAAATTAGTGGTCgattaaagaaattggcTATTTCTACGGGAGAGGAATTAGATTCTCAACAAGAACGTTTGAAAGATGTGGAAGAAAACACAGATAATCTTGACATCAAGCTTAATACTAATACAACGAAATTAAGTAGGATAATGTGA
- the ENP2 gene encoding ribosome biosynthesis protein ENP2 (ancestral locus Anc_4.77), with protein MVLKSTSASDVSVYQVSGTNTARSLPDWVAKKRKRSLKNDLEYQNRVELIQDFEFSEASNKIKVTPDGSSVMATGTYKPQIHVYDFANLSLKFDRHTDAENVDFLIVSDDWTKSIHLQNDRSIQFQNKGGLHYTTRIPKFGRSLAYNAVNCDLYVGASGNELYRLNLEQGRFLNPFKLDSEGVNHVSVNSTNGLVATGMEENVVEFWDPRSRSRVAKLFLENQFDNNAFQVTTTSFRNDGLNFACGTSNGYTYLYDLRSSEPITVKDQGYGFDIKKIIWLDNVGTENKILTTDKRIAKIWDRLDGKAYASMEPNVDINDIEHIPGTGMFFTANEGIPMHTYYIPNLGPSPRWCSFLDSITEELEEKPSDSVYSNYRFITRDDVKKLNLAHLVGSNVLRAYMHGFFIDTELYDKVALIANPDAYKDEREREIRRRIEKERESRIRTSGAVVKPKIKVNRTLVDRLSQKRGDTAVEKVLTDDRFKEMFEDEEFQVDEDAYDYKQLNPVKSAKETEEGAAKRIRALTAAEESDEERIAIREGKYDSDRNSSDEESESDEEERNNDRKDEEVSEKEKKSIQKQLKSIERRKKAKKQSDEFMGEMSVGTVTPQEKDVGKVTFADQVKDMTEEEREKKSDGSILHRNHRGEAELTFVPQKKKQIKKPKKRVEFEEGEEDEEAAKNNGRSRPRNEGRRRASKNVFRGM; from the coding sequence ATGGTATTAAAATCAACATCTGCCAGTGACGTCTCAGTGTATCAAGTTTCCGGTACCAACACAGCCCGTTCCCTACCGGATTGGGTTGCCAAGAAACGTAAAAGATCATTGAAGAACGATTTAGAATATCAGAATCGTGTGGAATTAATTCAAGATTTCGAGTTTAGTGAAGCATCCAATAAGATTAAAGTGACCCCTGACGGATCCTCCGTCATGGCCACAGGGACTTACAAACCACAAATCCATGTTTATGATTTCGCCaatttatctttgaaattcgATAGACATACGGATGCTGAAAATGTGGATTTCTTAATTGTTTCCGATGATTGGACTAAGAGTATccatttacaaaatgatAGATCCATTCAGTTCCAGAATAAAGGTGGGCTACATTATACCACCAGAATCCCCAAATTCGGAAGAAGTTTAGCTTATAACGCAGTTAATTGTGACCTATACGTGGGGGCCAGCGGTAATGAACTATATAGATTGAATTTGGAACAGGGAAGATTTTTAAATCCTTTCAAATTGGACTCAGAGGGGGTTAATCACGTTAGTGTAAATTCTACTAATGGGTTGGTCGCCACTGGTATGGAAGAAAACGTGGTGGAATTTTGGGATCCAAGGTCTCGTTCAAGAGTGGCTAAActatttttggaaaatcaaTTCGATAATAATGCATTTCAAGTGACAACAACAAGTTTCCGTAATGATGGTTTGAATTTTGCATGTGGTACTTCTAATGGGTACACTTATTTATATGATTTACGTTCTTCAGAACCAATAACGGTAAAGGACCAAGGTTACGGTTTTGATAttaaaaagattatttggTTAGATAATGTGGGgacagaaaataaaatcttAACCACTGACAAGAGGATTGCCAAGATTTGGGATAGACTTGATGGGAAGGCATACGCATCCATGGAACCTAATGTTGATATAAATGATATCGAACATATCCCTGGTACTGGTATGTTCTTTACCGCCAATGAAGGTATCCCCATGCATACATATTATATTCCAAACTTGGGACCATCTCCACGTTGGTGTTCATTCTTGGACTCTATTACAGAAGAACTAGAAGAAAAACCAAGTGATTCTGTTTACTCCAACTATAGATTTATTACAAGAGATGATgttaagaaattgaatttggcTCATTTGGTTGGGTCCAATGTTCTTAGAGCATATATGCATGGGTTCTTTATTGATACTGAATTATATGATAAGGTTGCATTAATTGCTAATCCAGATGCATACAAAgatgaaagagaaagagaaattaGACgtagaattgaaaaggagaGAGAATCTAGAATCAGAACTTCTGGTGCCGTGGTTAAACCTAAGATTAAAGTTAATAGAACTTTGGTGGATAGATTATCACAAAAACGTGGTGATACTGCTGTTGAAAAGGTTCTTACGGATGATCGTTTCAAAGAAAtgtttgaagatgaagaattccaagttgatgaagatgcatATGACTACAAACAATTGAACCCAGTGAAATCTGCCAAGGAAACTGAAGAAGGTGCTGCTAAACGTATTAGAGCATTAACTGCAGCAGAAgaatctgatgaagaaagaatcGCCATTAGGGAGGGTAAATACGATAGTGATCGTAACTCtagtgatgaagaaagtgaGTCAGATGAGGAAGAACGTAATAATGACAGAaaggatgaagaagttagtgaaaaggagaagaagTCAATAcagaaacaattaaaatCTATTGAACGTAGGAAGAAGGCTAAAAAGCAGAGCGATGAATTTATGGGTGAGATGAGTGTGGGAACAGTTACTCCACAAGAAAAGGATGTTGGTAAAGTTACATTTGCTGATCAAGTTAAAGACATGACTGAAGAAGAACGTGAGAAGAAGTCAGATGGATCTATCCTACATCGTAATCATCGTGGTGAAGCTGAATTGACATTCGTAccacagaagaagaagcaaatAAAGAAACCTAAGAAAAGAgtagaatttgaagaaggtgaagaagaCGAGGAAGCCGCCAAGAATAACGGAAGGAGCAGACCGAGAAACGAAGGTAGAAGAAGAGCCAGTAAAAATGTGTTCCGTGGGATGTGA
- the VIR1 gene encoding Vir1p (ancestral locus Anc_4.76) yields the protein MANTSFQTDVNDVPDDQTTGQLIDSICNTCQLLHNNQPKRINSKLIFKLVHSFRFLNYNVLPAENKKLLSLNNIDIFTPILNLPDDSIPEKFDIIAILFAYCSIRSELHPLIINSLDSLINHLRDSYDSTNGIVNSDIFGMYTIVSYVEQFDEISPQLLQFLQLNLRDTLIHQWIPLWQNYKDSIPLQLSNFEQNSNEITSLLMNNSKLDFFIATSIDNLFNKQEQNGEKSSYIIYQITKRVILLNHWIPKDIYQIATDIIISHEVTSASTSTSLPTVSSSQSSSKPIKHDLLFNLQIIMELIDHPELNYLEEPRLILLLQVSLQKLSTLSVKTLHEIVNKSGSTQTLSAIFNMTQFLLTKFLVKMENITSSSSTSNLTLKKDYSIPDWFHDAIIPSIPPISKSLFIFDNDTLENESESNKLKFIVESLLNSLNSTIIINKKILSQYNSLNLNPLTLTSSSTPSTVKLLIKEKYMELYFIPSLTTLLLSDQLSTIPLGILYPKKKRSLYALFIFANTTNLLESLIKLHGNIALYHLIKFISKISATNLTLQKISIKLLNHLFFHIGSDSVKQLCLQNELTTQALHNYITIWNDGTETYKLFFEDLFELEQPKVDTNSTSLTTLLSKIPNVETIINLNQQISNITYNDDHSPIQPTPRKMSSQFSMENAMPISTNNNNIPSKYDAYSASSFIPSNKPYTPPITASTINTSTNNNNNNNNNNNNRYLFNNSMINTPPVTTNNTIPNDGGFNGLTPTHMNDNIPYVNTTNTQEGKNDNNYPYGSPFSTRGGTHPMSNTTPKTPTVSSMITTSASSNATSTFSNPWNESPGTFTSNMVGGKMVNTGKNYILGGHSRVRNNSRAQSIHIDQFENDNT from the coding sequence ATGGCCAATACTTCCTTCCAAACGGACGTCAACGATGTCCCAGATGATCAGACTACGGGACAATTGATAGATTCCATATGCAATACATGCCAGTTGTTACATAATAATCAACCAAAGAGGATCAACTCGAAACTGATCTTCAAATTGGTTCATTCGTTTCGGTTCCTAAATTATAACGTTCTCCCagcagaaaataaaaaattgttatCCTTGAACAATATCGACATTTTCACCCCCATCTTAAACCTCCCAGATGACAGCATACCAGAGAAATTCGATATTATCGCCATCCTATTCGCATACTGCTCCATTAGAAGTGAATTACACCctctaataataaattcattggaCTCTCTTATAAATCATTTAAGGGACTCTTATGATTCTACTAATGGCATCGTAAACTCAGACATATTCGGCATGTATACAATTGTTTCATATGTGGAAcaatttgatgaaatttcaccGCAATTATTACAATTTTTACAGTTAAATCTTAGAGATACACTAATACATCAATGGATACCCCTTTGGCAGAATTATAAAGATTCCATACCACTACAATTATCTAattttgaacaaaatagtaatgaaattacttctttattaatgaataacTCTAAACTGGATTTCTTTATTGCAACTTCtattgataatttattcaataaacaaGAGCAAAATGGGGAAAAATCGTCTTATAtcatttatcaaataacTAAAAGAGTAATACTTTTAAACCATTGGATACCAAAGGATATATACCAAATCGCCACGGATATAATAATCTCCCATGAGGTAACCTCCGCTTCTACTTCCACTTCTCTTCCCACTGTGTCCTCATCACAATCCTCATCAAAACCAATTAAACACGATCTTCTATTTAATttacaaataataatggaattAATCGATCACCCagaattgaattatttggagGAACCACGATTAATATTACTCTTACAAGTTTCATTACAAAAACTATCTACTCTTTCAGTAAAGACACTTCATGAAATTGTTAATAAATCAGGTAGTACACAAACTTTATCTGCCATCTTTAATATGACACAATTTCTTTTAACGAAATTTCTAGTCAAGATGGAAAACataacatcatcatcatccactTCAAATTTAACCTTGAAAAAAGATTATAGTATCCCTGATTGGTTTCATGATGCAATTATACCATCCATTCCACCaatttctaaatctttattCATATTCGATAATGATActttagaaaatgaatCAGAATCTAACAAACTTAAATTCATTGTTGAATCGTTgttaaattcattgaattcaactataattattaataaaaaaatattatcccAATATAATTCGTTGAATTTAAATCCACTAACATTAACATCATCTTCTACACCTTCAACTGTAAAGTTACTAATCAAGGAGAAATATATggaattatattttattccaaGTTTAACTACTTTACTATTGTCAGATCAATTATCAACAATACCATTAGGAATCCTATAcccaaagaagaaaagatcCCTTTATGCATTATTTATATTCGCTAATacaacaaatttattagaatcattaattaaattacATGGTAACATTGCATTGTATcatttaattaaattcattagcAAGATATCCGCCACAAATTTAACATTACAAAAGatatcaattaaattattaaatcatttatttttccaCATTGGATCAGATTCAGTGAAACAGTTATGTTtacaaaatgaattaaCTACACAAGCATTGCACAATTATATAACCATATGGAATGATGGTACGGAAACATATAAacttttctttgaagatttatttgaattggaacaaCCCAAAGTAGATACAAATTCAACGTCATTGACTACATTATTATCCAAGATTCCAAATGTGGAAACCATCATTAATTTGAACcaacaaatttcaaacattACATACAATGATGACCATTCACCCATTCAACCAACACCTCGCAAAATGTCATCTCAATTCTCAATGGAAAATGCCATGCCTATTTcaactaataataataatataccATCCAAATACGATGCATACTCAGCTTCATCATTTATACCCTCTAATAAACCATACACTCCACCAATAACAGCATCAACTATTAATACATccacaaataataataacaacaataataataataacaacaacagatatttatttaataattcaatgatCAATACCCCTCCAGTGACAACAAACAACACTATTCCTAATGACGGTGGATTTAATGGATTGACGCCTACTCATATGAATGATAACATCCCTTATGTGAATACCACCAATACTCAAGAAGGCAAGAACGATAATAACTATCCCTATGGCAGTCCCTTCTCAACAAGAGGAGGTACTCATCCAATGTCCAACACCACTCCCAAGACACCTACTGTCTCATCAATGATAACGACATCAGCATCCTCCAATGCCACCTCGACTTTTAGCAATCCATGGAATGAATCTCCAGGGACATTCACATCAAATATGGTGGGTGGTAAAATGGTAAATACGGGGAAAAATTATATACTGGGCGGACATAGCAGAGTCAGAAATAATTCGAGAGCTCAGTCCATTCACATCgatcaatttgaaaacgaTAATACgtaa
- the PNC1 gene encoding nicotinamidase (ancestral locus Anc_4.75) yields MKALLIIDVQNDFLPPNGSLAVPKGDEIVNPILSLIHDSQQDWHRVVMTRDWHPKNHISFAKRHGQEPYSSITYKSPRPGDSSTQEGTLWPVHCVQNTRGSQLADPLLKETYKNHYKIVDKGFLSDREYYSAFNDIWDFHKTELNDYLKKHHITQVYVVGLALDFCVKNTAISAAKLGYETIILKDYTRAINSDEESMEKLKKELEEHNIKLQ; encoded by the coding sequence ATGAAGGCATTATTAATTATCGATGTGCAAAACGACTTCCTCCCACCAAACGGATCGCTAGCGGTCCCCAAGGGAGACGAGATAGTGAATCCAATCCTATCCTTAATCCATGACTCACAACAGGACTGGCATAGAGTCGTCATGACTAGAGACTGGCATCCAAAGAACCACATCTCCTTCGCCAAGAGACACGGACAGGAACCATACTCATCCATCACATACAAGTCCCCCAGACCGGGCGATTCATCCACTCAAGAAGGTACCTTGTGGCCTGTGCATTGTGTTCAGAACACCAGAGGCTCACAATTGGCTGATCCATTGTTGAAGGAGACTTATAAGAACCATTATAAGATTGTTGATAAGGGGTTCTTGTCAGATAGGGAGTATTACTCGGCGTTCAATGATATTTGGGATTTCCACAAGACAGAGTTGAAcgattatttgaagaaacatcATATTACTCAAGTCTACGTCGTTGGGTTGGCGTTGGATTTCTGTGTGAAGAACACAGCCATCTCAGCCGCCAAGTTGGGCTACGAAACTATCATCTTGAAGGATTATACGAGAGCAATCAATTCCGATGAGGAGTCCAtggagaaattgaagaaggagTTGGAAGAGCACAATATCAAGTTGCAATAG
- the OCH1 gene encoding initiation-specific alpha-1,6-mannosyltransferase (ancestral locus Anc_4.74), with translation MILPIPIRKLLANKKGKSIILALFIIYSIWIFHYSNSKFKLQFKPGNNGSIFLPTTSHIDTINLKRFASSSSAAPPSNISNLRQQLSLIFPYHPHDKIPRTIWQTWKVAKSDPTFPANFKSFQRDWEASINARDDKFQYTLIPDSNIEIFLQATYGEVPLIIEAFKTLPNNILKADFFRYLILFARGGIYSDIDTVPLKDLSSWPSLKGDNWKSTATQIPYKGKLAKDTNPPEWNEPGLVIGIEADPDRDDWKTFYARRLQFCQWTIQAKPGHPVLRELILNITATTLNSVKTSGQWHIDSKFKKDYNVNWRDRRGQDSSYDHSKKKCLNNVDGTDIMNWTGPGIFSDIIFQYMSNLIQQNNDILLINDNLNQDENETNLMKSTTIFYKKIMDSLQLKGVVPWEFFGFLKQPVLVDDIMVLPITSFSPDVGQMEAGTSSDSMAFVKHMFEGSWKEEADSKNSS, from the coding sequence ATGATACTTCCCATACCGATTAGGAAACTTCTGGCAAATAAGAAGGGCAAATCGATAATACTCGCTCTATTTAtcatatattcaatatgGATTTTCCATTACAGTAATAGCAAGTTTAAACTGCAATTCAAGCCAGGTAACAATGGATCCATTTTCTTACCCACCACATCGCATATAGACACCATCAACTTGAAGCGTTTCGCTTCTAGTTCGTCCGCTGCACCACCTTCAAATATAAGCAATTTGCGCCAACAATTGTCTCTGATCTTCCCCTATCATCCACATGACAAGATTCCAAGAACAATATGGCAAACTTGGAAAGTGGCCAAATCTGACCCCACATTCCCGGCAAATTTTAAAAGTTTTCAAAGGGATTGGGAAGCTTCTATTAATGCAAGGGATGATAAATTCCAATACACGCTGATCCCTGATTccaatattgaaattttccttCAAGCCACATACGGTGAAGTACCCCTCATCATAGAGGCATTCAAGACATTGCCCAATAATATACTAAAGGCCGATTTCTTTAGGTATCTAATTTTATTCGCTAGGGGAGGAATCTATTCAGATATTGACACGGTTCCCTTGAAAGACCTATCGTCATGGCCATCGTTAAAGGGTGATAATTGGAAATCCACCGCCACGCAGATCCCATACAAGGGTAAGTTGGCAAAAGATACAAACCCTCCAGAATGGAATGAGCCGGGGTTAGTCATTGGTATTGAAGCTGATCCAGATAGAGATGATTGGAAAACATTTTACGCTAGAAGATTGCAATTTTGTCAATGGACTATTCAAGCTAAACCGGGGCATCCAGTACTTCGAGAgttaatattaaatattacCGCAACAACACTGAATAGTGTGAAGACTTCTGGTCAATGGCATattgattccaaatttaagAAGGATTACAATGTAAACTGGAGGGATAGAAGGGGTCAAGATTCCAGCTATGATcattccaagaagaaatgcTTGAATAATGTCGATGGTACTGATATTATGAACTGGACTGGTCCAGGAATTTTTTCagatattattttccaatacATGTCCAATTTAATccaacaaaataatgatattttattaattaatgataatttaaaccaggatgaaaatgaaaccaATCTAATGAAgtcaacaacaatattctATAAGAAAATTATGGATTCCTTACAATTAAAGGGCGTTGTTCCTTGGGAATTTTTCGGGTTTCTTAAACAACCTGTCCTGGTGGATGATATAATGGTTTTACCCATTACAAGTTTCTCGCCTGATGTGGGTCAAATGGAGGCAGGTACTAGTTCTGATTCAATGGCATTTGTAAAGCATATGTTTGAAGGTTCGTGGAAAGAGGAAGCCGATTCAAAAAACAGTTCATAG
- the RSR1 gene encoding Ras family GTPase RSR1 (ancestral locus Anc_4.73), with translation MRDYKLVVLGAGGVGKSCLTVQFVQGIYLDTYDPTIEDSYRKTIEIDNKVFDLEILDTAGVAQFTAMRELYIKSGMGFLLVYSVTDPQSLDELMELREQVLRIKDTDRVPMVLVGNKADLTEDRVISVEEGIEVSSKWGKVPFYETSALLRSNVDEVFVDLVRQIIRNEMETVAKSEARYPSQQNLSTRNTSRSNTNVSRQNQSSKQQQEASTTQAKRNQGQAKKQSSSKQPQERVASQRKDIRTPQGQANANIRNASIEKRKKKTKCVIL, from the coding sequence ATGAGAGATTATAAGTTGGTTGTCCTAGGTGCCGGTGGTGTGGGTAAGTCCTGTCTTACTGTTCAGTTTGTTCAGGGAATATATTTAGACACGTATGACCCTACCATTGAAGATTCATATAGAAAGACAATCGAAATAGATAATAAGGTGTTCGATTTGGAAATCTTGGATACTGCTGGTGTGGCACAATTCACCGCTATGAGAGAATTGTATATTAAATCAGGAATGGGGTTTCTGTTAGTTTATTCAGTCACTGACCCTCAATCATTGGATGAATTGATGGAATTGAGAGAACAAGTTCTTAGAATTAAGGATACAGATAGAGTACCAATGGTTCTTGTTGGTAACAAGGCTGATTTAACCGAAGATAGAGTAATTAGTGTGGAAGAAGGAATAGAAGTTAGCAGTAAATGGGGGAAAGTCCCATTTTATGAAACTAGTGCATTATTAAGGAGCAACGTCGATGAAGTATTTGTGGATTTGGTAAGACAAATCATCAGGaatgaaatggaaacaGTGGCTAAGTCTGAGGCTAGATACCCAAGTCAACAAAATCTGTCAACAAGAAATACATCACGTTCTAATACGAATGTGTCTAGACAAAACCAAAGTTcgaaacaacaacaagaagcATCAACGACACAGGCTAAGAGGAATCAAGGACAAGCGAAGAAACAAAGTTCGAGCAAGCAACCTCAAGAAAGAGTAGCATCTCAACGAAAGGACATTAGAACCCCACAAGGACAAGCAAATGCAAATATAAGGAACGCATCAATtgagaaaagaaaaaagaaaaccAAATGTGTTATTTTATGA